From the Vibrio vulnificus CMCP6 genome, one window contains:
- a CDS encoding LacI family DNA-binding transcriptional regulator translates to MATIKDVSEYAGVSQATVSRVVNGSCRVSHDKKLRVEKAIQVLGYRPNAIAQALASSRTGSIGIIVPELGGPFYSGILHCIEEQFRRFGYHVIVTAGNNSEQSQRESVEFLLGRRVDAMILHTQNLSDDYLIELESKGIPLVLVNRFIPELASSCIDIDNELGGRMATEYLLQRGHHSIACITGPLDKSDARGRLQGYRKALEAAGIEYDEALVSEAGFTEESGASAMRKLLNRGQTFSAVFACNDHMAFGAFEVMKEQRIRIPEDVSLVGFDDILFARYLTPALTTVNFPIEQMSLEAVQLTLQILNKNKRDVNFRLSPTLVIRESVNVSSTL, encoded by the coding sequence GTGGCAACGATTAAAGATGTATCGGAATACGCAGGCGTGTCTCAAGCAACCGTTTCTCGGGTTGTGAATGGCTCTTGCCGCGTTAGCCACGATAAAAAACTCCGCGTTGAAAAAGCGATCCAAGTGTTGGGCTATCGGCCGAACGCCATCGCTCAAGCGCTTGCTTCTAGCCGCACTGGCAGTATAGGCATCATCGTGCCCGAGCTGGGTGGGCCGTTTTATTCCGGCATTTTGCACTGCATTGAAGAACAGTTTCGCCGTTTTGGTTACCACGTGATTGTCACCGCCGGTAACAACAGTGAGCAGAGCCAACGGGAATCGGTGGAATTTCTTCTTGGCAGGCGAGTGGACGCGATGATCCTCCACACGCAAAACCTGTCGGATGACTATTTAATTGAGTTGGAAAGCAAAGGCATTCCGCTGGTGCTGGTGAACCGTTTTATACCCGAGCTCGCCAGCAGCTGTATTGATATTGATAACGAGCTGGGGGGACGAATGGCAACGGAATATCTGTTGCAACGTGGCCACCACAGCATCGCCTGTATTACCGGACCTCTGGACAAATCTGACGCACGGGGGCGTTTACAAGGTTACCGCAAAGCTTTAGAAGCGGCGGGCATCGAGTATGACGAGGCGTTGGTGTCCGAGGCCGGTTTTACCGAAGAGAGTGGCGCAAGTGCCATGCGAAAATTACTCAATCGCGGACAGACTTTTTCTGCGGTATTCGCGTGTAACGATCACATGGCGTTTGGGGCTTTCGAGGTAATGAAAGAGCAACGAATTCGAATTCCCGAAGACGTTTCTCTGGTGGGGTTTGATGACATTTTGTTTGCGCGCTACTTAACTCCCGCACTGACCACCGTCAATTTCCCCATTGAGCAAATGAGTCTGGAGGCAGTACAGCTCACTTTGCAAATATTGAATAAAAACAAACGTGACGTGAATTTTCGCCTATCGCCGACCTTGGTGATCCGAGAGTCCGTTAACGTGAGTTCGACCCTATAA
- a CDS encoding carbohydrate ABC transporter permease, whose protein sequence is MSTKHNALLPWKPSEQALALLTKSLMVLLAVVLIVSAIMTVFPFLWSALLSTRDRTEIFGTGISFAIGDSLAVNYAKLLEIMPFWQAMFNSIYIAFLGTTISLLFCSMGGYAFAVYQFKGKNFLFGMLVGSMMIPPVLSLIPYFMIVKFLGLLDNHMAVWLPFTTTPFGIFLMRQHVVASIPKELLEAAKLDGAGEFRTYWSVVLPLMKPALATLAIVQFVFFWNSFMNPLVVLTTPENYVITQALRSVQGIPNTPWGAVMLGTTISILPLVITYLFASKQMISGLTSGAVKG, encoded by the coding sequence ATGTCGACCAAACACAACGCATTATTGCCGTGGAAACCGAGTGAGCAAGCCTTGGCTCTGCTGACAAAAAGCCTGATGGTATTGCTGGCGGTGGTGCTGATTGTCTCCGCCATCATGACGGTGTTTCCGTTCTTGTGGTCGGCGCTGCTGTCCACGCGAGATCGCACCGAAATCTTTGGTACAGGAATCAGCTTTGCCATTGGCGATAGCTTGGCGGTGAACTACGCCAAACTGTTGGAAATCATGCCGTTTTGGCAGGCGATGTTTAACTCCATTTACATTGCCTTCCTTGGCACCACCATCTCACTGCTGTTTTGCAGCATGGGTGGCTACGCTTTTGCCGTTTACCAATTTAAAGGTAAGAATTTTCTCTTTGGCATGCTGGTGGGTTCAATGATGATCCCGCCCGTATTGAGCCTCATTCCCTACTTTATGATCGTCAAATTCCTCGGTTTGCTCGATAACCACATGGCGGTGTGGCTGCCCTTTACCACCACGCCATTCGGGATTTTCTTGATGCGTCAGCACGTGGTGGCCTCGATTCCCAAAGAGCTACTCGAAGCGGCGAAACTCGATGGCGCAGGGGAATTTCGCACCTACTGGAGCGTGGTGCTACCACTGATGAAACCCGCATTGGCGACCTTAGCGATTGTGCAGTTTGTCTTTTTCTGGAACAGCTTCATGAACCCGTTGGTGGTGCTGACCACGCCAGAGAACTACGTGATTACCCAAGCGCTGCGAAGCGTACAAGGCATTCCTAATACGCCTTGGGGGGCGGTGATGCTGGGCACCACCATCTCCATTTTACCGTTAGTGATTACTTACTTATTTGCCTCGAAACAGATGATCAGCGGCCTCACCTCCGGCGCAGTCAAAGGCTAA
- a CDS encoding extracellular solute-binding protein, with protein sequence MKLTSLTLACSVALGLAATVNAAEQKIRFDGFPDFDSSLKVLLPEFEQETGIKVDYLMNNHGDHHTKLTTNLATGSGAGDVIVVDVEKIGPFVASGGLVNLSQQYGADKYQERFAPYAWAQGKGADGNMYGIPVDLGPGVMYYRSDIFAKAGIDVKEAIKDWDSYIAAGEKLKQQNVQLIASAADVAQAIIFTTVPEGEGLYFDKEGNPVVTSERFVHAFEVAKTIRDKGLDGRILAWSNEWYEGFRNGTFATQLSGAWLLGHLNNWIAPETAGKWGVSHLPDGIYGSWGGSFLSIPTQSKHQDEAWKLIEYMTTRRDIQLQHFATIAAFPANTTTYDDPMFQEEIAFLGGQQARVLFADVAKNIKPVAPAKGDHVARSIILENALMEVLDEGKDIKTALKEAERLIKRRTRNM encoded by the coding sequence ATGAAACTGACATCATTGACGCTTGCTTGCAGTGTGGCTCTGGGACTCGCCGCCACGGTGAATGCCGCAGAACAGAAAATCCGCTTCGATGGCTTTCCCGATTTTGACAGCAGCTTAAAAGTGCTGTTGCCGGAATTTGAACAAGAAACGGGCATCAAAGTGGATTATTTGATGAACAACCACGGCGATCACCACACCAAGTTGACCACTAACCTCGCCACAGGCTCAGGCGCAGGGGATGTGATTGTCGTTGACGTTGAGAAGATTGGTCCGTTTGTCGCCTCGGGTGGTTTGGTTAACCTTTCTCAGCAATATGGCGCCGATAAATATCAAGAACGTTTTGCACCGTACGCTTGGGCACAAGGCAAAGGGGCGGATGGCAATATGTACGGTATTCCCGTCGACCTTGGCCCTGGGGTGATGTACTACCGCAGCGACATTTTTGCCAAAGCGGGCATTGATGTGAAAGAGGCGATCAAAGATTGGGATTCGTACATCGCGGCGGGTGAAAAACTCAAGCAGCAAAACGTGCAGTTGATTGCCTCTGCGGCGGACGTGGCGCAAGCGATCATCTTCACCACCGTACCGGAAGGAGAAGGGCTCTACTTCGATAAAGAGGGCAACCCAGTTGTCACCTCGGAACGCTTTGTTCACGCCTTTGAAGTGGCGAAAACCATTCGCGACAAAGGGTTAGATGGCCGCATTTTGGCGTGGTCAAACGAATGGTATGAAGGCTTCCGCAACGGCACCTTTGCCACCCAACTTTCTGGCGCGTGGCTATTGGGCCACCTCAATAACTGGATTGCGCCAGAAACCGCCGGAAAATGGGGCGTCTCTCACCTGCCTGATGGCATTTACGGCAGTTGGGGCGGTTCGTTCCTCTCGATTCCGACTCAATCAAAACATCAGGATGAAGCGTGGAAGCTGATCGAGTACATGACGACGCGTCGTGATATTCAGTTGCAGCATTTCGCCACCATTGCGGCGTTCCCGGCCAACACCACCACTTATGATGACCCTATGTTCCAAGAAGAGATTGCCTTCTTAGGCGGCCAGCAAGCGCGCGTGTTGTTTGCCGATGTGGCAAAAAACATCAAACCGGTTGCGCCAGCTAAGGGCGATCACGTCGCACGGTCTATCATTTTAGAAAACGCCTTGATGGAAGTGTTGGATGAAGGCAAAGACATCAAAACCGCGCTCAAAGAAGCGGAACGTCTGATTAAGCGCCGCACGCGCAATATGTAA
- a CDS encoding carbohydrate ABC transporter permease translates to MNHAASKVMETSQRKSFFSHLNLKALTPYGFLLPFLIIFSVFGVFPLLFSIFLSFHEWNPVEGLGAMNYVGLENYHIALTDPWLWRSLKNTLWLAITSGVAQHLVALPVAYILVSMSDRLRHWLTSAYFLPFITSTVAASLIFFNMYSPNSGIINQSLMALADSSLLGWAFSWVNDYQPIRWLDDASMVKPSIAIMVFWKYTGFNIVLYTTGLMTIPKEILEAARMDGANAWRRFWSISLPMIRPFIFFAVTMTIIGNLQLFEEPFVLTRGTGGTGQSGLTISMYLYKVGWEWLEMGTASAISWLLFILIAGCTAVQFFFFGKKGLGEQ, encoded by the coding sequence ATGAATCATGCAGCGAGCAAGGTTATGGAAACATCACAGCGTAAGAGTTTTTTTTCTCATCTCAATTTGAAAGCGCTTACACCGTATGGATTTTTGCTGCCGTTTTTGATTATTTTTTCTGTGTTCGGGGTCTTCCCGTTACTGTTTTCTATTTTTCTCTCCTTTCACGAGTGGAACCCCGTGGAAGGGTTGGGGGCGATGAACTATGTGGGGCTTGAGAATTACCACATCGCCTTAACCGATCCTTGGTTGTGGCGTTCACTCAAAAATACCTTGTGGCTGGCCATTACCTCCGGCGTGGCGCAACACCTTGTGGCGTTACCTGTGGCTTACATCTTGGTGTCGATGAGTGATCGCCTGCGTCATTGGCTGACATCGGCTTATTTTTTGCCGTTCATCACCTCAACCGTTGCCGCGTCGCTGATCTTCTTCAACATGTATTCACCCAATTCGGGGATCATCAACCAAAGCTTGATGGCATTGGCAGACAGTTCACTGCTGGGTTGGGCCTTCTCTTGGGTGAATGACTATCAGCCGATTCGCTGGCTTGATGACGCCAGTATGGTCAAACCGTCCATCGCCATTATGGTGTTTTGGAAATACACCGGTTTCAATATCGTGCTCTACACCACCGGCCTCATGACCATTCCGAAAGAGATTTTGGAAGCGGCGCGCATGGATGGTGCCAATGCGTGGCGTCGTTTCTGGAGCATTTCTTTGCCAATGATTCGCCCGTTTATTTTCTTCGCTGTCACCATGACCATCATCGGCAACTTGCAGCTGTTTGAAGAGCCGTTTGTGCTGACGCGCGGCACCGGTGGCACGGGGCAGTCTGGCTTAACCATCTCGATGTATTTGTACAAAGTGGGTTGGGAGTGGCTTGAAATGGGCACGGCGTCTGCGATTTCGTGGCTACTGTTTATTTTGATTGCGGGCTGTACCGCAGTGCAATTTTTCTTCTTTGGTAAGAAAGGGTTAGGGGAGCAATAA